In one Lolium rigidum isolate FL_2022 chromosome 3, APGP_CSIRO_Lrig_0.1, whole genome shotgun sequence genomic region, the following are encoded:
- the LOC124699747 gene encoding cysteine-rich receptor-like protein kinase 25 codes for MATNEQNKQTVLSTLPKDLPLDFLRTSTDQFSKDLIIGTGAFGTVYRGTMPDGQTIAVKKLAENAPLARDKAFTNEVQNIMVLQHQNIVKLVGYCHEGQKKVVQNNGRYIVADVFESLLCYEYLEMGSLQKNLFAEGSICLPWETRFKIIKGICDGLRFLHSIPIIHMDLKPENILLDHTMMPKIADFGLSRLFGQEQTRANTQNVVGSYGYIAPEYLYRGEISTQSDIYSLGLLIIETTTCEKNQPNHNQPSAREFIDKVRETWTDGYIASMYSQCHGNDLQEVKVCIEIGLECVQIDRKKRPSIQNIVGRLNGRSTNRM; via the exons ATGGCCACTAACGAACAGAACAAGCAGACTGTTCTAAGCACATTACCGAAGGACCTACCCTTGGATTTCCTGAGGACTAGCACGGATCAGTTCTCAAAGGACCTTATTATTGGCACAGGTGCATTTGGAACAGTTTACAGG GGAACTATGCCAGATGGGCAAACCATTGCAGTGAAGAAGCTTGCAGAAAATGCGCCACTAGCACGCGACAAAGCATTTACCAATGAGGTTCAGAATATCATGGTTCTCCAACATCAAAATATAGTCAAGTTGGTTGGCTACTGCCATGAAGGACAAAAGAAAGTGGTACAGAATAATGGAAGATATATTGTTGCAGATGTTTTTGAAAGTTTGCTCTGCTATGAATATCTAGAAATGGGAAGCCTTCAGAAGAACCTGTTTGCTG AAGGATCCATATGCTTGCCTTGGGAAACACGCTTCAAAATAATTAAAGGGATCTGTGATGGTCTACGCTTCCTTCATAGTATTCCTATTATCCATATGGATTTGAAGCCAGAAAATATATTGTTGGATCATACCATGATGCCCAAAATTGCGGACTTTGGTCTTTCTAGGCTCTTTGGCCAAGAACAAACACGGGCAAACACACAAAATGTCGTTGGATCATA CGGATACATAGCACCAGAATATCTATATAGAGGTGAAATCTCCACCCAATCAGACATATACAGTTTAGGCCTACTAATCATCGAGACCACCACCTGCGAGAAAAATCAACCAAATCATAACCAACCATCAGCAAGGGAGTTCATTGACAAA GTACGTGAAACTTGGACAGATGGCTACATAGCGTCCATGTACTCACAGTGTCATGGAAATGATCTCCAGGAAGTAAAAGTATGCATTGAAATTGGTCTAGAGTGTGTGCAGATTGATCGAAAGAAGAGACCTTCCATCCAAAATATTGTTGGGAGGCTCAACGGACGCAGTACAAACAGAATGTGA